The Herpetosiphonaceae bacterium genome has a segment encoding these proteins:
- the hisIE gene encoding bifunctional phosphoribosyl-AMP cyclohydrolase/phosphoribosyl-ATP diphosphatase HisIE: MLKFDEKGLIPAIVQHARSGEVLMLGYMNETALAQTQESGLVTFWSRSRGELWQKGATSGNLLRLVEIRLDCDGDTLLVLAEPAGPTCHTGARSCFWRSLSDEPATAPRPASAVLSQLADLIERRKQEQTEGSYTVKLLNGGPERIGKKVGEEATEVVIGAMKGDPDELAYETADLLYHTFVLLAHQGVAPEQVWAELERRYNK; this comes from the coding sequence ATGCTCAAATTCGACGAAAAAGGCTTGATCCCGGCGATCGTGCAGCATGCTCGCAGCGGCGAGGTGCTCATGCTGGGCTACATGAACGAGACGGCGCTGGCTCAGACCCAGGAGAGCGGCCTTGTCACCTTCTGGAGCCGCTCGCGCGGCGAGCTATGGCAAAAAGGTGCAACCAGCGGCAATCTGCTGCGGCTGGTCGAGATCCGGCTGGATTGCGACGGCGATACGCTGCTGGTGCTGGCCGAGCCTGCGGGGCCGACCTGCCATACGGGCGCGCGCTCCTGCTTCTGGCGCTCGCTCTCCGACGAGCCCGCGACCGCGCCGCGTCCGGCCAGCGCGGTGCTCAGCCAGCTTGCCGATCTGATCGAGCGGCGCAAGCAGGAGCAGACCGAGGGATCGTACACCGTCAAGCTGCTCAACGGCGGCCCTGAGCGGATTGGCAAAAAGGTGGGCGAAGAGGCAACCGAGGTGGTGATCGGCGCGATGAAAGGCGATCCCGACGAGCTAGCCTACGAAACCGCCGATCTGCTCTACCATACCTTCGTGCTGCTGGCTCATCAGGGCGTCGCGCCTGAGCAGGTCTGGGCCGAGCTTGAGCGCCGCTATAACAAGTGA
- the rimM gene encoding ribosome maturation factor RimM (Essential for efficient processing of 16S rRNA), translated as MSQNPRPSPDELLLVGQITMPFGIHGQLKLHAITNRPEHLRRISVVFIGEDLTPYKLRRAAEHKASVMIINLSGIDTREAAEALRGQEVYIRQADALPLDEDEYYLHDLPGLRVETVDGAVVGTVKEVIETGANEVLVVTRPEGGEALIPMIKDVVKQLNVAAGLVVIDPLPGMLE; from the coding sequence ATGAGCCAGAACCCACGCCCCTCACCCGACGAACTGCTGCTGGTCGGGCAGATCACGATGCCGTTTGGTATTCACGGCCAGCTTAAGCTGCACGCGATCACCAATCGCCCTGAGCATCTGCGCCGCATCTCAGTGGTGTTTATCGGCGAGGATCTCACGCCCTACAAGCTGCGCCGGGCTGCCGAGCATAAAGCCTCGGTGATGATCATCAACCTCTCCGGCATCGACACGCGCGAGGCTGCCGAGGCGCTGCGCGGCCAGGAGGTCTATATCCGCCAGGCCGACGCGCTGCCGCTGGACGAGGATGAGTACTACCTGCACGACCTGCCGGGTCTGCGCGTCGAAACCGTGGACGGGGCAGTTGTCGGCACGGTCAAAGAGGTCATCGAAACCGGCGCGAATGAGGTGCTGGTCGTCACACGCCCCGAAGGCGGCGAGGCGCTGATCCCGATGATCAAGGATGTGGTCAAGCAGCTCAACGTCGCGGCGGGGCTGGTGGTGATCGATCCGCTGCCGGGTATGTTGGAGTAG
- a CDS encoding class I SAM-dependent methyltransferase has translation MADVATDRHYLDYQYGDAEKLRIRQQSHALYSEQTRSFFDWLMPLIDPQPDALIADVGCGSGIYHPLFVPYGVRIVAVDASRGMLDAVRQQAQQQRLPVQPVQAFAEALPLPDACCERVMGNHMLYHIADQRAALREMRRVLTPGGKVILATNGADNGQRLIDLHAEAAQEAGYTPLGHRVLARFSLDHLDLVREVFPTAERHVYQDAFLFPTPQAALAYYASMPIDLIEKLPEDGSHRARLLPLVERRIAAIIEREGVLRVPKNTGCFVATV, from the coding sequence ATGGCCGACGTAGCAACCGATCGACACTACCTCGATTACCAGTACGGCGACGCCGAGAAGCTGCGCATCCGCCAGCAGAGCCACGCGCTCTACAGCGAGCAGACGCGGAGCTTCTTCGACTGGCTGATGCCGCTGATCGATCCGCAGCCGGACGCGCTGATCGCCGATGTTGGCTGCGGCTCCGGCATCTATCATCCGCTGTTCGTGCCCTACGGCGTGCGGATCGTCGCGGTCGATGCATCGCGCGGCATGCTCGACGCGGTACGCCAGCAGGCGCAACAGCAGCGGCTGCCGGTCCAGCCGGTGCAGGCGTTCGCCGAGGCGCTGCCGCTGCCCGACGCCTGCTGCGAGCGCGTGATGGGCAACCATATGCTCTATCATATCGCGGATCAGCGCGCGGCGCTGCGTGAGATGCGCCGGGTGCTCACGCCCGGCGGCAAGGTGATCCTGGCGACCAACGGTGCCGACAACGGCCAGCGGCTGATCGACCTGCATGCCGAGGCCGCGCAGGAGGCGGGCTACACGCCGCTTGGTCATCGCGTGCTCGCGCGCTTTAGCCTGGACCATCTCGATCTCGTGCGTGAGGTCTTTCCCACCGCCGAGCGCCACGTGTATCAGGATGCGTTTCTTTTTCCTACACCGCAGGCGGCGCTTGCGTACTATGCCTCGATGCCGATCGATCTGATCGAGAAGCTGCCTGAGGACGGCAGCCACCGGGCAAGGCTGCTGCCGCTGGTGGAGCGACGAATCGCGGCGATCATCGAGCGCGAGGGCGTGTTGCGCGTGCCCAAAAATACCGGCTGCTTCGTAGCCACCGTGTAG
- the purH gene encoding bifunctional phosphoribosylaminoimidazolecarboxamide formyltransferase/IMP cyclohydrolase produces the protein MRAIISVSDKTGLGEFSRGLAALGVEIFSTGGTLKALEREQVAARSISDLTGFPEILEGRVKTLHPAVHGGILHRRSRPDDVAQIAQHSIAAIDLVVVNLYPFRETIARPDVGLQDALEQIDIGGPTMIRAAAKNFPDVLVVVEPADYPRILAALQQDAVDLTLRRALAAKAFAHTAAYDSAIAAYLTVEQFPATLPLAWHKAYDLRYGENPHQPAAFYRADADTSGTIAAATPLQGKELSFNNLLDADAAWQIVQSFAAPTVTIIKHSNPCGLASDGDLVAAHAAARSGDPVSAFGGIVGINRPVDGRLAAAMQRYFYEVIIAPAFDDEARAIFASKTNLRLLELAMRPQHGTLWDYRQVSGGLLAQARDNVADDDPTGWRVVSERQPTPEQLAALVFAWKACAFVKSNAIVLVQGETLVGMGAGQPSRVDSVQIAARKAGERAQGSVLASDAFFPKADGVEAAAAAGAVAIVQPGGSQADDEVIATANRLGLVMVFTGRRHFKH, from the coding sequence ATGCGAGCAATCATCAGCGTGTCGGATAAAACCGGGCTTGGCGAGTTTAGCCGTGGTCTGGCCGCGCTCGGCGTCGAAATCTTCTCGACCGGCGGCACGCTCAAAGCGCTGGAGCGCGAGCAGGTGGCCGCTCGCTCGATCAGCGATCTGACCGGCTTTCCCGAAATCCTCGAAGGCCGCGTCAAAACGCTGCATCCCGCCGTTCACGGCGGCATCCTGCATCGCCGCAGCCGCCCCGACGACGTAGCGCAGATCGCGCAGCACAGCATCGCGGCGATCGATCTGGTCGTGGTCAATCTTTATCCCTTCCGCGAGACGATCGCGCGGCCCGATGTCGGGCTGCAAGACGCGCTTGAGCAGATCGACATCGGCGGGCCGACCATGATCCGCGCCGCTGCCAAGAATTTCCCCGACGTGCTGGTCGTCGTCGAGCCTGCCGACTATCCGCGCATTCTGGCCGCGCTGCAACAGGACGCGGTCGATCTCACGCTGCGCCGCGCGCTGGCCGCCAAAGCCTTCGCCCACACCGCCGCCTACGATAGCGCCATCGCCGCCTATCTGACGGTCGAGCAGTTCCCGGCGACGCTGCCGCTGGCCTGGCACAAAGCCTACGACCTGCGCTACGGCGAGAATCCGCACCAGCCAGCCGCGTTTTATCGCGCCGACGCCGACACGAGCGGCACGATCGCCGCCGCCACGCCGTTGCAGGGCAAGGAGCTATCCTTCAATAACCTGCTCGACGCCGATGCCGCCTGGCAGATCGTGCAGAGCTTCGCAGCGCCGACCGTGACCATCATCAAGCACAGCAACCCATGCGGCCTGGCCTCGGACGGGGATCTGGTCGCGGCACATGCGGCGGCGCGCTCAGGCGATCCCGTGTCGGCGTTCGGCGGCATCGTCGGCATCAATCGTCCGGTCGACGGCAGGCTGGCCGCCGCGATGCAGCGCTACTTCTACGAGGTGATCATCGCGCCCGCGTTCGACGACGAGGCCCGCGCGATCTTCGCGAGCAAGACCAACCTGCGCCTGCTTGAGCTTGCAATGCGCCCGCAGCATGGTACATTGTGGGACTATCGACAGGTCAGCGGCGGCCTGCTGGCTCAGGCCCGAGATAACGTCGCCGACGACGATCCGACAGGCTGGAGGGTCGTCTCCGAGCGACAGCCGACGCCGGAGCAGCTAGCCGCACTGGTTTTCGCCTGGAAAGCGTGCGCGTTCGTCAAGTCGAATGCAATCGTGCTGGTGCAGGGCGAGACGCTGGTCGGAATGGGCGCGGGACAGCCCTCGCGGGTCGACTCGGTGCAGATCGCCGCGCGCAAGGCGGGCGAGCGCGCCCAGGGCAGCGTGCTGGCCTCGGATGCGTTCTTTCCCAAGGCCGACGGCGTGGAGGCTGCCGCAGCCGCAGGCGCGGTTGCGATCGTGCAGCCGGGCGGCTCGCAGGCCGACGACGAGGTGATCGCCACGGCGAACCGGCTGGGGCTGGTGATGGTCTTCACCGGACGCCGCCACTTTAAACATTAG